Proteins found in one Abyssibius alkaniclasticus genomic segment:
- a CDS encoding type VI secretion system contractile sheath domain-containing protein — translation MAADSPQDDDVEDDSAADLLAGMAADAPEDAQEDSPDALLADMAADAPEEADEDDDSAGVLDSMAAAVEDEAPEDDGSAALLAEMATGLPEGEAEDDDTSALLADMAAAPDEADEDDDSTDTLLADLAADIPEDDEEVDGADDLLAGMAADVPEDEADDDNADLLAGMAAQAPEDEAEEGNDSLLADMAAAGDDEPPEEDGTDGLLADMSVELPEDEAEDDTDDLLADMALDIADLPEEDDTDDLLADMAADLPDDDPDDGPDDSNTDALLAEMADVDEDEDADGGALDDILGALSDDAADDDVTRQDALRDDSADANAGDDPLAALMAFAASDDPVDDGDTALDDLLGDDDGGLDALLAEDAPDETIPFDADDEIADNLPDLDDLLADGDEAGLDALLGDAADDSDLDAMLGEDGDDALNDLLGDDGDTDLDALLADDDDNSLDDLLSDAGDADDDLADLLGDDTDTDDDLDALLADDDSDADLADLLGDDDGDLDALLAESDDDQPDDDPAPEEKKVSKPKDGFQPNFGTLDAPALSHEAGARRKFRIAVLGDFSGRANRGALEIGTDLAARKGFKLDFDTLETVVSRFRTTLTLPVGNDGAAMEVELNELDDLHPDELFDNMEVFSELSAIRRSLTSGRNLESAIRQLEGWGAEFADYKVKSSKRGKGGAAPADMKLSDFQSLIGDTTPRAEASDATDIIARIVGPYITASPQKGTEAMVAAVDKALSGLMSAILHHPDFQFLESAWRSIDLLGRRVESGTNLEVVVYDMAAEELAADLAGTENMAETGLFDMLVERPRADESQGPLSAVIGLFTWEETPPHAEILARMARISAYMDAPFISSISTGFMGIKPEDRHPLVQKTWGALREMPEARYLGLATPRFMLRMPYGKKSDPIDRFEYEEFSTKEGVRSFLMANPALLVAVLLAESVSQQGKNIKLGSIMTLDDVPFYYMLDQYGDQVALPCTERLLNVRSSAEVVARGYMPVLSIQGQNVVRLGSFQSVGGGELLGIWSGDSAGELGAGRIQARTSVGIGAATPKAAGGGGKAAAAASAGAGGDDDGDDDDLDLDFGGDDDDGGDLDLDLDFGDDGDDGGDLDDLLAGFGDDDDDGGDDGDMDADLAALLGDL, via the coding sequence ATGGCGGCTGATAGCCCTCAGGACGACGATGTCGAAGACGATAGCGCGGCAGACCTGCTTGCCGGCATGGCAGCGGATGCGCCTGAGGACGCGCAAGAGGATAGCCCTGACGCGCTGCTTGCCGATATGGCGGCAGATGCGCCCGAGGAAGCCGACGAGGATGATGACAGCGCCGGAGTGCTGGACAGCATGGCCGCGGCGGTTGAGGATGAGGCGCCGGAAGATGACGGTTCGGCGGCGCTGCTTGCCGAGATGGCGACCGGCCTGCCCGAAGGTGAGGCCGAGGATGATGACACATCGGCACTGCTGGCCGATATGGCCGCAGCACCTGATGAAGCCGACGAGGATGATGACAGCACCGACACGCTCCTGGCCGACCTGGCCGCCGATATTCCGGAGGATGACGAGGAGGTAGACGGTGCCGATGATCTGCTGGCGGGCATGGCGGCCGATGTGCCGGAAGATGAGGCGGATGATGACAACGCAGACCTGCTGGCCGGTATGGCAGCGCAGGCTCCGGAGGATGAGGCGGAGGAGGGCAATGACAGCCTGCTCGCCGATATGGCCGCTGCGGGCGATGATGAGCCGCCCGAGGAGGATGGCACCGATGGGCTTTTGGCGGATATGTCGGTTGAACTGCCCGAGGATGAGGCCGAGGACGATACCGATGATCTGCTCGCCGACATGGCGCTTGATATCGCGGATCTGCCCGAAGAGGATGATACCGATGATCTGCTTGCCGACATGGCCGCAGATCTTCCCGATGACGACCCTGATGACGGCCCTGATGACAGCAACACCGACGCGCTTTTGGCCGAGATGGCCGATGTCGATGAGGATGAAGATGCGGATGGCGGGGCGCTTGATGATATTTTGGGCGCATTGTCGGACGACGCAGCCGATGACGACGTAACCCGGCAAGATGCCTTGCGCGATGACAGCGCAGATGCGAATGCCGGTGATGACCCGCTCGCCGCGCTTATGGCCTTTGCGGCAAGCGATGATCCGGTCGATGACGGTGATACCGCGCTTGACGATCTGCTGGGCGATGATGATGGCGGGCTGGATGCACTCTTGGCCGAGGACGCGCCCGACGAAACCATCCCCTTTGACGCGGATGACGAAATTGCTGACAACCTGCCCGATCTTGACGATTTGCTCGCCGATGGCGATGAGGCCGGGCTTGATGCGCTGTTGGGCGATGCTGCGGACGACAGCGACCTTGACGCCATGCTCGGCGAAGATGGCGATGATGCGCTGAATGACCTGCTGGGCGATGATGGCGACACCGATCTGGATGCGTTGCTGGCCGATGACGATGACAACAGCCTCGATGATCTGCTGAGCGATGCAGGCGATGCCGACGATGATCTGGCCGATCTGTTGGGCGACGATACCGATACCGATGACGACCTTGACGCCCTTCTGGCCGATGATGACAGCGACGCCGATCTGGCCGATTTGCTGGGCGATGACGATGGCGATCTTGACGCCCTGCTTGCCGAGAGTGACGATGACCAACCCGATGATGACCCCGCCCCCGAGGAGAAAAAAGTGAGCAAGCCCAAAGACGGATTCCAGCCCAATTTCGGCACGCTCGACGCCCCCGCGCTAAGCCACGAGGCCGGCGCGCGGCGTAAATTCCGCATCGCCGTGCTGGGCGATTTTTCGGGCCGCGCCAACCGCGGCGCCCTGGAGATTGGCACCGATCTGGCGGCGCGCAAGGGCTTCAAGCTCGACTTTGATACGCTGGAAACGGTCGTCAGCCGCTTTCGCACCACGCTGACCCTGCCTGTGGGCAATGACGGCGCGGCGATGGAGGTGGAGCTGAATGAGCTGGACGACCTGCATCCCGACGAGTTGTTCGACAATATGGAGGTGTTCTCCGAGCTTTCGGCCATTCGCCGCAGCCTGACCTCGGGGCGCAATCTGGAAAGCGCCATTCGCCAGTTGGAAGGCTGGGGCGCCGAATTTGCCGATTACAAGGTGAAGTCCAGCAAACGCGGCAAGGGCGGTGCCGCCCCCGCCGATATGAAGCTGAGCGATTTTCAGTCGCTGATCGGCGATACGACCCCGCGCGCCGAGGCCAGCGATGCGACCGATATCATCGCGCGAATCGTCGGCCCCTATATCACCGCCAGTCCGCAAAAGGGCACCGAGGCTATGGTCGCCGCCGTGGACAAGGCGCTGTCGGGGCTGATGTCGGCCATTTTGCACCACCCCGATTTCCAGTTCCTGGAATCGGCTTGGCGCTCGATCGATCTGCTTGGCCGGCGTGTGGAAAGCGGCACGAATTTGGAGGTGGTTGTCTATGACATGGCTGCCGAAGAGCTGGCGGCCGATCTGGCCGGCACCGAGAATATGGCCGAAACCGGGCTGTTCGATATGCTGGTCGAACGCCCGCGTGCCGATGAAAGCCAGGGGCCGCTTTCGGCCGTGATCGGGCTGTTCACCTGGGAAGAAACCCCGCCCCATGCCGAAATTCTGGCGCGTATGGCCCGGATTTCGGCCTATATGGATGCGCCCTTCATCTCGTCCATTTCCACGGGGTTCATGGGCATCAAACCCGAAGACCGGCACCCGCTGGTGCAAAAAACATGGGGTGCCTTGCGCGAAATGCCCGAGGCGCGATACCTGGGCCTGGCCACGCCGCGCTTTATGCTGCGGATGCCCTATGGCAAGAAATCTGACCCGATCGACCGGTTTGAATACGAAGAATTCAGCACAAAAGAAGGTGTGCGCAGCTTCCTGATGGCCAATCCGGCACTGCTGGTGGCCGTGCTTCTGGCCGAAAGCGTCAGCCAGCAGGGCAAGAATATCAAGCTTGGCAGCATCATGACTTTGGATGATGTGCCGTTTTACTATATGCTGGACCAATATGGCGACCAGGTGGCGCTGCCCTGCACCGAGCGGCTGCTCAATGTGCGTTCATCCGCCGAGGTTGTGGCGCGCGGCTATATGCCGGTTCTGTCCATACAGGGGCAGAATGTTGTGCGGCTCGGCTCGTTCCAGTCGGTCGGCGGCGGCGAGCTTCTGGGCATATGGTCGGGCGATAGCGCGGGCGAGCTTGGGGCCGGGCGCATTCAGGCGCGCACCTCGGTCGGCATTGGGGCGGCCACACCCAAGGCGGCGGGTGGCGGTGGCAAGGCCGCAGCCGCCGCGTCTGCGGGCGCGGGCGGTGATGACGATGGTGACGATGACGATCTGGACCTCGATTTCGGCGGCGATGATGACGATGGCGGCGATCTCGACCTGGATCTGGATTTTGGTGACGACGGCGATGATGGCGGCGATCTTGATGATTTGCTGGCCGGATTCGGCGATGATGACGATGACGGCGGCGATGACGGCGATATGGATGCCGACCTTGCCGCATTATTGGGGGATCTGTGA
- a CDS encoding ion transporter, with protein MPFISDAPKGSLRERAALFVDSPAIRYGILALIVFNAITLGLSTSDVVRDNLGGALRFIDSAVIVVFVLEMVLKLYAYGWRFFRNAWNIFDLSIVVIAVLPSTAGLSVLRALRVIRAMRILSVVPQLRSVIRALLEALPGMGAVIILLGIVYYVFAVMTTMLYGDAYPQWFGTIGESLYSLFQIMTLESWSMGIVRVVMEQYPQAWLLFVPFIVMTAFAVLNLFIGILVNTMQSAVEEAQDQELERILKIVTDGNEATQAALADIRKQLEARDGR; from the coding sequence ATGCCGTTTATCAGCGATGCACCCAAAGGTAGCCTGCGCGAACGCGCCGCACTATTTGTTGACAGCCCGGCCATCCGTTACGGGATTCTGGCGCTGATCGTGTTCAACGCGATCACGCTGGGCCTGTCGACCTCGGATGTTGTGCGCGACAATCTTGGCGGCGCGCTTCGGTTTATCGACAGCGCCGTGATCGTTGTCTTTGTGCTTGAAATGGTGCTGAAGCTCTATGCCTATGGCTGGCGTTTTTTCCGCAATGCCTGGAATATTTTCGACCTCAGCATTGTGGTGATCGCGGTTTTGCCCAGCACGGCGGGCCTGTCGGTGCTGCGCGCCTTGCGGGTTATCCGCGCCATGCGCATCCTGTCGGTGGTGCCGCAGTTGCGCTCGGTCATCCGTGCTTTGCTCGAAGCCCTGCCCGGCATGGGCGCGGTGATCATCCTGCTCGGCATCGTCTATTACGTCTTCGCCGTAATGACGACCATGCTTTACGGCGATGCCTATCCGCAATGGTTCGGCACGATCGGTGAATCGCTTTACTCGCTGTTCCAGATCATGACATTGGAAAGCTGGTCGATGGGGATTGTGCGGGTGGTGATGGAGCAATACCCGCAGGCCTGGCTGCTGTTTGTGCCCTTCATCGTGATGACGGCATTCGCCGTGTTGAACCTGTTCATCGGTATTCTGGTCAACACCATGCAATCGGCCGTGGAAGAAGCGCAAGACCAGGAGCTGGAGCGTATCTTGAAAATCGTGACCGATGGCAACGAGGCCACGCAAGCCGCGCTTGCCGATATTCGCAAACAGCTCGAGGCCCGCGATGGCCGGTAG
- a CDS encoding type VI secretion system Vgr family protein, whose product MAGQDIVQKNRQVRIKGPLGPEKMVLLRAEVEEGLSQIGKADIQFLSPDHDLSLEDIVGKRLGLEIDDKDGNTRYWQGYCANAAYEGRYGGQALFRCEMRPTLYFLTLGRDCRIFQDKSALDVVKQVMRDADLTDFEDKTTATYNPRVYTVQYRESDFDFISRLMEEEGIYYYFKHDDSKETLVLADSSSAHVKLQHGADSLEFHFKEDEYKRDQDHIYEWKSAEAVNTGKVTMTDYDFENPTSDLAAVTAIAKGTHSFKDIEYYDYPGHHLTAEEGKVRTRVRTEAHAAQHNRSRGKGNVRWLAAGGTFTMKEHPRSSFNKEYLVLSARHKLSIETDTEDKGQAQTALQSEGGQGGAPVGDAKEGDKETTPAIESDFSVQLKAEPYRAPKRAPIPKISGLQTAVVTGPSGEEIYTDKHGRIKVQFHWDREGNKDEKTTCFVRVMQHMSGQGWGAFHIPRIGQEVVVQFEEGNPDRPIIIGMLYNEAKKHPFAFPANMTQSGIKTNSSKGGGGFHELVFEDKKDEEFVRLQSEKDYKETIKNNAEISIGFEKMDPGDLTEKIYNHKTTELEKGDHTFTVKEGSEARSIAASRTLTVGEDETTDIGANRTETVGANEEVTIGGDNTVTVSGNYTLDVTGDILIKSGSKITLEVGGTSVVIDSSSIAISTTNVSVDASSSFEVSAGGSASISAGGSAELTAGGSVTVEASGAAEVKSSAILALQGSIVKIN is encoded by the coding sequence ATGGCTGGTCAGGACATTGTTCAGAAAAACCGCCAAGTCCGCATCAAGGGGCCGTTGGGCCCGGAAAAAATGGTCTTGCTGCGCGCAGAAGTTGAAGAAGGGCTAAGCCAGATCGGCAAGGCAGATATTCAGTTCCTGTCGCCCGATCATGATTTGAGCCTTGAAGACATTGTCGGCAAGCGGCTTGGTTTGGAAATAGACGATAAAGACGGCAATACCCGCTATTGGCAAGGGTATTGCGCCAATGCGGCCTATGAGGGGCGCTATGGCGGGCAGGCGCTGTTTCGCTGCGAAATGCGCCCGACGCTGTATTTTCTGACCCTCGGGCGCGATTGCCGGATATTTCAGGATAAATCGGCGCTGGATGTTGTGAAACAGGTCATGCGCGACGCCGATCTCACCGATTTTGAAGACAAGACAACCGCCACCTACAACCCGCGGGTTTACACCGTGCAGTATCGTGAAAGCGACTTTGATTTCATCTCGCGGCTGATGGAAGAAGAGGGCATCTACTATTATTTCAAGCATGACGACAGCAAGGAAACGCTGGTGCTGGCCGATTCAAGCTCGGCCCATGTGAAGCTGCAGCACGGCGCCGACAGTCTGGAATTTCACTTCAAGGAAGATGAATACAAGCGCGATCAGGACCATATTTACGAGTGGAAGTCGGCCGAGGCGGTGAATACCGGCAAGGTCACGATGACCGATTACGATTTTGAGAACCCGACATCCGATCTTGCTGCGGTGACGGCGATTGCCAAGGGCACGCATAGTTTCAAGGATATCGAGTATTACGACTATCCTGGCCACCATCTGACGGCTGAAGAAGGCAAGGTGCGCACACGCGTGCGCACCGAAGCCCATGCCGCCCAGCACAACCGTTCGCGCGGGAAGGGCAATGTGCGCTGGCTGGCGGCGGGCGGCACCTTTACCATGAAGGAACATCCGCGCAGCAGCTTCAACAAGGAATATCTGGTGCTGAGCGCGCGCCACAAGCTGAGCATCGAAACCGATACCGAAGACAAGGGCCAGGCGCAGACGGCGCTGCAATCGGAAGGCGGGCAGGGCGGCGCACCGGTGGGTGACGCCAAAGAGGGCGACAAGGAAACAACGCCGGCCATCGAGTCGGATTTTTCGGTGCAGTTGAAGGCCGAGCCCTATCGCGCCCCGAAACGCGCGCCGATCCCGAAAATATCGGGGCTGCAAACCGCGGTGGTCACCGGCCCCTCGGGCGAGGAGATTTACACCGACAAGCATGGCCGCATCAAAGTGCAGTTCCACTGGGACCGCGAGGGCAACAAGGACGAGAAAACCACCTGTTTTGTGCGCGTGATGCAGCATATGTCGGGCCAGGGCTGGGGCGCGTTCCATATTCCGCGCATCGGCCAAGAGGTTGTCGTGCAGTTTGAAGAGGGCAATCCCGACCGGCCCATCATCATCGGTATGCTTTACAACGAGGCCAAGAAGCACCCCTTCGCCTTCCCCGCGAATATGACTCAATCCGGCATCAAGACCAACAGCTCCAAAGGCGGTGGCGGTTTTCATGAACTGGTGTTTGAAGACAAGAAGGACGAAGAATTTGTCCGGCTGCAATCGGAGAAGGACTATAAGGAAACCATCAAGAACAACGCCGAAATTTCCATCGGCTTTGAAAAGATGGACCCCGGGGATTTAACCGAGAAGATCTACAACCACAAAACCACCGAACTTGAGAAGGGCGACCATACCTTCACCGTGAAGGAAGGTAGCGAAGCGCGCAGCATTGCCGCCAGCCGCACGCTGACCGTTGGCGAGGATGAAACCACCGATATCGGCGCCAACCGCACGGAAACCGTGGGAGCGAATGAGGAGGTGACGATTGGTGGTGACAATACTGTCACAGTTTCGGGTAACTATACGCTGGATGTGACGGGTGATATTCTGATCAAGTCCGGCAGCAAGATAACGCTGGAGGTGGGCGGCACGAGTGTTGTGATAGATAGCTCGTCAATCGCTATCAGCACCACCAATGTCAGC